A region of Zeugodacus cucurbitae isolate PBARC_wt_2022May chromosome 5, idZeuCucr1.2, whole genome shotgun sequence DNA encodes the following proteins:
- the LOC105213910 gene encoding dynein regulatory complex subunit 4 encodes MPPKKAKGKKGKKAPMLIDGVDTSTMTRDQLEQFALKLKEEMEREREERNFFQLERDKIRTFWEITRGQLEETRYEVRHKDHEVEMAQELADVDTKHIMQQMKHLQYENQNKIGEIRAEAMTQLKLAQEDHVAQEQELLKDKRDLRRLLREHDETHELQVQQLKMKHNDEMSEARIQFQREAKDMELLHEEKMKALKNEVELVYRMQMFEVEERKNSQIQRLIESHDTAFNDMKNYYNDITLNNLGLISSLKEQLEALRKQSERSDRTATEVLTENRKLKEPLEAAQTELADLRRKMEHFERDRNQLARLKARNTYIEKQLKALTWETETLLLRNDTLKKEREELKLKFDEVVMELQQKTGLKNVLLERKISMMEREGEKRNILLKQTQLICGASGDVTQNMQKQINTSLDEKNKLIDELRYELVRVIKAHDDLLATYESKLAQFGIPQDELGFEPLRLSEKHRYLCGPAGLVTKNQ; translated from the exons cCGCCCAAAAAGGCTAAAGGAAAAAAGGGCAAGAAGGCGCCAA TGTTAATTGATGGCGTGGACACGTCCACCATGACGCGGGACCAGCTGGAGCAGTTTGCATTGAAATTGAAGGAGGAGATGGAGCGCGAACGTGAAGAGCGAAACTTCTTTCAATTGGAACGCGATAAAATACGCACATTCTGGGAGATCACCAGGGGGCAATTGG AGGAAACCCGCTATGAGGTTCGTCACAAGGATCACGAAGTGGAGATGGCACAAGAGCTGGCCGATGTCGACACCAAACACATTATGCAGCAGATGAAACATCTACAGTatgaaaaccaaaataaaattggtGAAATACGTGCCGAGGCCATGACACAGCTGAAGCTGGCACAGGAGGATCATGTGGCACAGGAGCAGGAGTTGCTGAAGGATAAACGCGATTTACGACGCCTACTGCGCGAGCACGATGAAACACATGAATTACAAGTTCAGCAGCTGAAGATGAAACATAACGATGAGATGTC CGAAGCGCGCATACAATTCCAAAGAGAAGCAAAAGACATGGAGCTTCTACACGAAGAGAAAATGAAGGCGCTGAAGAACGAGGTCGAACTGGTGTACCGCATGCAAATGTTTGAAGTGGAGGAACGTAAAAACTCACAAATTCAGCGTCTAATTGAAAGTCACGACACCGCCTTCAATGACATGAAGAACTACTATAATGATATCACGCTGAACAATTTGGGACTAATTAGCAGTTTGAAAGAACAACTCGAAGCGTTGCGTAAGCAGTCCGAACGCAGTGATCGCACCGCAACCGAAGTGCTTACAGAGAATCGCAAGCTGAAAGAACCGCTCGAAGCAGCGCAAACCGAACTCGCCGATTTGCGACGCAAGATGGAGCATTTCGAGCGCGATCGCAATCAGCTGGCGCGTCTCAAAGCACGCAATACTTACATAGAAAAGCAGTTGAAGGCGTTGACGTGGGAGACCGAAACGCTACTCTTGCGCAACGACACACTCAAAAAGGAACGCGAAGAACTTAAGTTGAAATTCGACGAAGTCGTCATGGAACTGCAACAGAAGACGGGCCTAAAGAATGTGCTGCTCGAACGCAAGATATCCATGATGGAGCGTGAGGGCGAGAAGCGCAACATATTACTCAAACAGACACAGTTGATCTGCGGCGCTTCCGGTGATGTTacacaaaatatgcaaaagcaaataaacacaTCGTTGGATGAGAAGAATAAATTGATTGACGAACTGCGTTACGAGCTGGTGCGCGTCATCAAAGCGCACGACGATCTGCTCGCCACGTACGAATCCAAGTTGGCGCAGTTCGGCATACCACAGGACGAGTTAGGTTTCGAGCCGCTGCGCCTGTCGGAGAAACATCGTTATTTATGCGGCCCAGCTGGCCTGGTGaccaaaaatcaatga
- the Trove2_0 gene encoding RNA-binding protein Ro60: protein MELDAKDKLRRFCYLGRFEPVYIHLRGSINVGLYWPQLAELCKSLDDVAMLLILRQALQETTLVRRDEPLFVYAAYLASDVDIKLKTSVRKVFPALILNDEDLFMFCKYAMLIQRQLKHKGFTSTTRKAITAWYEDQSSEELRQMWLTHRGAHGFTHKSLIKLCHINDETIGAVGTVTPFFKTCTELLKSSESSDGFAIVENHTDSKTNENEKEQTEQTTAIDVEKTKSNTELSPSVVLSVSKLRTTKNKAEALKIIRKFKLRYHQVPNHLLRFGPIMETLIPTMSYLQLLKSWRNLARYHFDNPKIMKLCQALFENKKLLRKDNIHPIVFLMQMRDLGMRDDIAKLAPKRVEALKMPLFKQLYQQSFGNNQSTGLRMHITINIQKNYRKKTLKNHKKLGFLEAAIALAFGYYKKEKEVDVFYWIDDKLALAQMPWENGITVEDAIEYCDLLDITKTSQRLITPVLRAMERKQVYDVFLVIVPTAGRGNPKNSSEFLCKFLDKYREKKNPKAKFVILDLLKFRQSMCYSATRNENVLEICGLDEHTTNLINNFALNRFG from the exons ATGGAGTTGGACGCAAAAGACAAGCTACGGCGTTTCTGTTATCTTGGGAGGTTTGAACCCGTCTATATACATCTGCGTGGCTCGATCAATGTTGGGTTGTATTGGCCGCAATTAGCAGAGCTCTGCAAATCACTGGATGACGTAGCAATGCTTCTAATTTTGCGACAAGCGCTACAGGAAACCACACTCGTGCGACGTGATGAG CCACTTTTCGTTTATGCAGCTTATTTAGCTAGTGATGTCGACATAAAATTGAAAACGTCAGTGCGTAAAGTCTTTCCGGCGTTAATACTAAATGATGAAGACCTTTTCATGTTTTGCAAATACGCTATGCTCATACAACGTCAGTTAAAGCATAAAGGATTCACTAGTACAACAAGAAAAGCCATAACAGCTTGGTACGAAGATCAATCATCAGAAGAGCTACGTCAAATGTGGTTAACGCACCGCGGTGCACATGGCTTCACGCACAAATCGCTTATTAAGCTATGTCATATTAACGACGAAACCATCGGTGCTGTGGGAACAGTTACACCGTTTTTCAAAACATGTACTGAATTACTTAAATCATCTGAATCGAGTGATGGTTTCGCCATTGTTGAAAATCACACAGACTCTAAAACAAATGAGAACGAAAAAGAGCAAACTGAGCAGACAACCGCCATAGATGTTGAAAAAACGAAAAGTAATACAGAGTTATCACCCTCAGTCGTTTTGTCTGTCAGCAAACTACGTACAACCAAGAATAAGGCCGAGGCACTGAAAATCATACGCAAATTCAAATTACGTTACCATCAAGTGCCCAATCATTTGCTACGTTTCGGTCCCATAATGGAGACGTTAATACCAACCATGTCATATTTGCAACTCTTGAAGAGTTGGCGCAATTTGGCACGCTATCATTTTGATAacccaaaaataatgaaattgtgTCAAGCGCtgtttgaaaataagaaactATTGCGCAAGGACAATATACATCCCATTGTATTCCTGATGCAGATGCGCGACTTGGGCATGCGTGATGACATAGCAAAG CTGGCACCCAAGCGAGTTGAAGCGTTGAAAATGCCGCTTTTCAAGCAGCTCTATCAGCAGTCATTTGGCAACAATCAAAGCACCGGGTTGCGTATGCACATCAcaataaacatacaaaaaaattacaggaAAA aaactttaaaaaatcataaaaaactggGATTTCTCGAGGCTGCAATCGCACTAGCTTTTGGTtactataaaaaagaaaaggagGTTGATGTGTTCTACTGGATTGACGATAAGCTTGCTTTGGCACAAATGCCCTGGGAGAATGGTATAACTGTTGAAGATGCAATTGAATATTGCGATTTGTTGGAT ATTACAAAGACAAGTCAGCGTCTCATAACGCCAGTTTTGCGTGCTATGGAACGTAAGCAGGTCTACGATGTGTTCCTGGTTATTGTGCCAACAGCCGGACGCGGCAATCCAAAAAATAGTTCTGAATTTCTGTGCAAATTTTTAGATAAATATCGTGAAAAGAAGAATCCGAAAGCAAA GTTCGTTATATTGGACTTATTGAAATTTCGTCAGTCGATGTGTTATTCAGCTACACGCAACGAAAATGTATTAGAAATTTGTGGTTTAGACGAGCACACTACAAATTTGATAAACAACTTCGCGTTGAACCGCTTCggttaa
- the LOC105213908 gene encoding uncharacterized protein LOC105213908, whose translation MRILRSQYLKLKAEQSPDNSTTTKTTTLTALHDERQIRQTRMTSKAIRDVNSIQTVTKAAHTTVERDSIITTSNTTSAIYRRNSSLACNDTSKCTAEILQNALYAAKHNLGVNCADNSPGQLTLQKRRQTLACVNDDFLKEQILNALKIKLINTPTDQYTRINVVVRFYEEGTMWYTRFYRSYQDVLWVQIPRVGQTFKTKWHFKCEVCQKKLCSFSTLKSHLNIHMGFFPYRCEYCPKQYPARGSFTRHVKQKH comes from the exons ATGCGc ATTTTACGTTCGcagtatttgaaattgaaggCAGAGCAGAGCCCTGACAactcaactacaacaaaaacaacaact CTGACTGCGCTTCACGATGAAAGGCAAATTCGACAAACAAGAATGACCTCGAAGGCCATACGAGATGTAAACTCGATACAAACCGTTACTAAGGCTGCACATACTACCGTAGAACGCGACTCTATAATTACTACAAGTAATACGACATCAGCAATTTATCGCCGTAATTCAAGTTTAGCCTGTAATGACACCTCAAAGTGTACTGCCGAGATTTTACAAAATGCTTTATATGCCGCTAAGCATAATCTCGGCGTTAATTGTGCAGACAATTCGCCCGGACAACTAACTTTACAAAAACGTCGTCAAACACTGGCATGCGTTaatgatgattttttaaaagagcaGATTTTGaatgctttaaaaattaaattaattaatacgcCGACCGACCAATATACACGCATCAATGTGGTAGTGAGATTCTATGAGGAAGGTACGATGTGGTATACACGATTCTATCGTAGTTATCAGGATGTATTGTGGGTACAAATACCGCGTGTTGGTCAAACCTTCAAAACAAAGTGGCATTTCAAATGTGAGGTTTGTCAGAAGAAACTATGTTCTTTCAGCACGCTAAAATCTcatctaaatatacatatgggaTTCTTTCCATATCGTTGTGAATATTGCCCAAAGCAATACCCTGCTAGAGGCTCTTTCACGCGTCATGTGAAGCAAAAACATTAA